From the Acidimicrobiia bacterium genome, the window CAGTTTGGAGACTGAAGTCCCGGACGCGCTGGAGGTTCCTTCTACCTGATGCACGCCACTTTCGAACTTCCCGGTCCCGTCGACCTGGTGCGCACCATGGGACCATTGCTCGGACCGGCCGAGTCGGTCGGGCGGGTCGCCGCCGGGGAAGCTTGGCGAGCCTCACACACGCCTGCCGGACCCTCGACCCTGCGGCTCGTGATGCGCACCGGTGCCGTCGATGCCGAAGCCTGGGGCGCCGGCGCCGAGTGGTCCATCTCGCACGTGCCGGCGCTGCTGGGATTCGGGGACGACCCTTCCACCTTCAAGCCGGACAACCCGCTACTGCGGGACCTGCACCTGCGGGCCGGCGGTATGCGTTTCGGGGCAACGCTCTCGGTATTCGAGGTGCTGGTTCCAACCATCCTCGGACAGAAGGTGACCACCAAGGAGTCACATCGCGGGTACCGGCGGTTGATCGAAGCGCACGGCAGCATTGCTCCCGGCCCGGGTGATCTGCGGCTTCCGCCTCCACCCGAGGTGCTCGCCGACCTGCCCTACTTCGAGTACCACCCGCTGGGCATCGAACGAAAGCGGGCCGACACGATCCGCGGTGTCGCAGCTCGCGCCGACCGTCTCGAAGAGATCGTCACGATGTCGCGCGATGAGGCGGTTCGCCGGCTGACGGCCTTCGACGGCATCGGACCGTGGACGGCGGCTTTCGCGATGGCTACCGCACTCGGCGATGCCGATGCCGTACCGGTAGGGGACTATCACCTGCCCAATGTGGTCGCCTGGGCTCTGGCCGGAGAAGCGCGGGCGAACGATGCGCGAATGCTGGAGCTGCTCGAGCCGTATCGAGGCCACCGGGGCAGAGTGATCCGGCTACTCAAGCAAGCCGGCATACACGCGCCCCGGTACGGCCCGCGCAGCACCGTGCGCGGGTTCGAGGACGTCTGAGC encodes:
- a CDS encoding DNA-3-methyladenine glycosylase 2 family protein, giving the protein MHATFELPGPVDLVRTMGPLLGPAESVGRVAAGEAWRASHTPAGPSTLRLVMRTGAVDAEAWGAGAEWSISHVPALLGFGDDPSTFKPDNPLLRDLHLRAGGMRFGATLSVFEVLVPTILGQKVTTKESHRGYRRLIEAHGSIAPGPGDLRLPPPPEVLADLPYFEYHPLGIERKRADTIRGVAARADRLEEIVTMSRDEAVRRLTAFDGIGPWTAAFAMATALGDADAVPVGDYHLPNVVAWALAGEARANDARMLELLEPYRGHRGRVIRLLKQAGIHAPRYGPRSTVRGFEDV